Below is a window of Candidatus Blochmanniella vafra str. BVAF DNA.
CCGAATTTGAATCTGTAAAAGTTGTAATACTAGGACAAGACCCCTATCATAGACCTAATCAAGCACATGGACTTGCTTTTTCTGTTTCTCCTGGAATTACTCCACCTCCTTCGTTAAAGAATATTTATAAGGAGCTATCAACCGATATTTCTGATTTTATTACTCCAAAACATGGTTACTTACTATCTTGGGCAAAAGAAGGAGTTTTATTATTAAATAGTATTTTAACCGTTGAACAAGGAAAGAGTTGTTCTCACGCATATATTGGATGGGAAAAATTTACTGATAAAATCATACATATACTTAATATCTATCAAAAAAATATTGTATTTTTACTATGGGGTAATTATGCTAAAAGAAAAGGTAAAATTATAAATACACAAAAACATTATATTTTAAGTGCTGCGCATCCCTCCCCTCTATCAGCACATTATGGATTTTTAGGATGCAAACATTTTTCTAAAACTAATGCACTTTTATTAAAACATAATAAAAACACTATTAATTGGAAATTGTAAAAATTTTAATCTGCTTTATATTTAATTCGAACAAATAATATTTATTTATTCGCAGCATCCCCCTAAATCCTATACCAAACTTATCAATACAAAACATAAAAGCATATTAAGGATTTATTATCTGCATATATAAACGATACACTAAAAATATTCATAATTTATGATTTTCTTAATAAGAAAATTTCTTACACTCATCACAAAATTAATCATATTTTATATAAAAATGGTTACATAATGATCACATATATAAATAATTATTATTTAACTTATTCAATAATAAACAACTTCAACATTTAGATTTCGATACGGTCACCATAGCCGGCCGAATCAATCTTCCATTAAGCAAATATCCTTTCTGAATAATCGTTAATACTTGATTGGCCTGACATTCCTTTGACTCTATTGTAGATATTGCCTGATGTATTTCAGGATTAAATGGAACATGAATTTCATGTATAGATTCTACTCCAAATTTATACACAGTATCCAAAAACGATTTTAGAGTTAAATCAATGCCTTCTACAATCATAGAAAAAGAATTATTAGTACGATCAACCATACCTAATGCCCGTTCTAAATTATCAATCACTGGTAATAATTCTGCCACAAATCTCTCTAAGGCAAACTTATGAGCTTTTTCTATTTCTTGTATATTACGTCTACGAATATTTTCTATTTCAGCTTGAAGACGTAAAACAGTATCTCTTTCATGTTCTTTCAGTTGAGATAACTGCAATTCTAATTTAATAATTTGATCATTTTTTAAATCAATAATATTATTGATATTGGAGGTAGATTCTGACGACTCTTCTTTCAAATTTACTGCATTAGAACAAGCAATCTTATCATCAAGGTTATCTTTATTATTATCTATCATGAATTTTCTCCGTTTCTTAATTATATATTTTATAATTCAGTTATTATAAGGATGAATAGCAGGTATTCAAGACTCATTTATAATGAATAAAAAATATAATTTATACAAAAAAGGCTCAAAATAACATGACTATTTCTATTTTTCACACCATTGGTCTTATAGGGAATACTTATTACCCCCAGGCAATACATAT
It encodes the following:
- the ung gene encoding uracil-DNA glycosylase — translated: MNQRLTWKLLLSKETKLPYFKKIFNILNQKNKLGITIYPKSTDIFNAFRFTEFESVKVVILGQDPYHRPNQAHGLAFSVSPGITPPPSLKNIYKELSTDISDFITPKHGYLLSWAKEGVLLLNSILTVEQGKSCSHAYIGWEKFTDKIIHILNIYQKNIVFLLWGNYAKRKGKIINTQKHYILSAAHPSPLSAHYGFLGCKHFSKTNALLLKHNKNTINWKL
- the grpE gene encoding nucleotide exchange factor GrpE, with the protein product MIDNNKDNLDDKIACSNAVNLKEESSESTSNINNIIDLKNDQIIKLELQLSQLKEHERDTVLRLQAEIENIRRRNIQEIEKAHKFALERFVAELLPVIDNLERALGMVDRTNNSFSMIVEGIDLTLKSFLDTVYKFGVESIHEIHVPFNPEIHQAISTIESKECQANQVLTIIQKGYLLNGRLIRPAMVTVSKSKC